The following proteins are encoded in a genomic region of Brachypodium distachyon strain Bd21 chromosome 1, Brachypodium_distachyon_v3.0, whole genome shotgun sequence:
- the LOC100843397 gene encoding uncharacterized protein LOC100843397, translating into MAGGPSSWGPSPAAVTALVALVGLGLAGYIVGPPLYWHVAEALGRSPGACPACACDCDALPLLSLPEDCGKQFKEVSSRASGEETEKSFTELLIEELKQREEEATQAQQQADVKLLEAKKLASQYQKEADKCSSGMDTCEEAREKSADSLLDQKKLTALWEERARELGWKPGNGKSHGNQ; encoded by the exons atggccggtGGGCCGTCGTCGTGGGGCCCGAGCCCCGCGGCCGTGACGGCGCTGGTGGCGCTGGTGGGGCTCGGCCTGGCCGGCTACATCGTCGGGCCCCCGCTCTACTGGCACGTGGCCGAGGCGCTGGGCCGCTCGCCGGGCGCCTGCCCCGCCTGCGCCTGCGACTGCGACGCGCTCCCGCTGCTCTCGCTACCCGAAG ACTGTGGCAAACAATTCAAGGAGGTTAGCAGCCGTGCTTCCGGTGAAGAAACAGAGAAGAGTTTCACGGAGCTACTGATAGAAGAACTGAAgcagagagaggaggaggcgacgcAAGCTCAGCAACAAGCTGATGTAAAATTGCTCGAGGCCAAAAAGCTCGCTTCACAGTATCAAAAGGAGGCTGACAAATGCAGTTCAGGCATGGATACATGTGAAGAAGCTAGGGAGAAGTCAGCAGACTCACTGCTCGATCAAAAGAAACTGACTGCTTTGTGGGAGGAAAGGGCTCGGGAACTAGGATGGAAACCCGGGAACGGCAAATCACATGGGAATCAGTAG
- the LOC100846144 gene encoding uncharacterized protein LOC100846144 has translation MERCRIWWPRQQLQPGLESGSARYVLLGWLFSRAGSVDIVVADFVSEGEILRSFPSVDTFQTIILSSNKRMPVRLQESAAFTILGDCVMHLPRDFEVCCCKQKCQPLHTQVFQKQHFDTNQGSSVVSNGSLGSENLPRGENNRNQECDCSVLDGFMDTCKKSVVKGGKWVHFCCKSEKSFGCNMNQIPVLHHLYLDNQKVELNHLHVILYDVPIAGRSHFSLGEDAPHRLKTPFKVPNWINNLQKKPSVLDLDPIVLALNCSNAAKLPVAWKTAANSSVAHVFFATIFDALVQVVQHFTGVFFTFVSTIVYIIIQLFQKCLSHMPEYFMLQKVFRHSWRNIHIRSCQILYWPIFLQDTSLSSSVNVEYAHRAAIQKHALWSSIIIDLLMGFILGAALLLNTEIICSWTFALLHYMTDAVLRSGCVWLMGVPAGFKLNTELAELLGMISLNAIQIYSTLWFIMGGVLRHIVRGLAFSGILFGFTVPVSFFIDIIQLATLHVTMLQWLVSLIYSRQIQTVTSLWRLFRGRKWNPLRQRLDSYDYTVEQHVVGSLLFTPVLLLLPTASIFYVFFTMLSSTIICLCIVLEIAICIIHCTPYAALILWVTRRQRFPAGLLLLPVSLSSVCTDEEDAQSVEYCSASGFGDRQTDHLVHVHPGPLVSRLHCNYNTIGQVIGPHYRKAFDGIALSFCKQLAHGILSGARIPTTLHLPSSPFPWMHIGIRQYWMLCRDATKQGWN, from the exons ATGGAGCGGTGCAGGATTTGGTGGCCGCGCCAGCAGCTTCAGCCCGGATTGGAGTCCGGCTCTGCCAGATACGTTCTGCTCGGATGGCTCTTCTCCCGCGCGGGCTCTGTCGACATCGTCGTCGCGGACTTCGTCTCCGAGGGAGAGATCTTGCGGTCCTTCCCTAGCGTCGACACCTTCCAG ACCATCATCCTTTCCTCAAACAAAAGGATGCCAGTGAGGCTACAAGAATCTGCTGCATTTACCATCCTTGGGGATTGTGTTATGCATCTTCCAAGAGATTTTGAAGTCTGTTGTTGTAAACAAAAATGTCAACCACTGCACACTCAAGTTTTTCAGAAGCAGCATTTTGACACAAACCAAGGCAGTTCTGTTGTATCAAATGGATCACTAGGAAGTGAAAATCTACCCCGAGGTGAAAATAATAGAAATCAGGAATGTGATTGTAGTGTATTAGATGGTTTTATGGACACTTGCAAGAAGTCAGTGGTGAAAGGTGGCAAGTGGGTGCACTTCTGCTGCAAGTCTGAAAAGAGCTTTGGATGCAATATGAACCAAATTCCAGTGCTTCATCATTTGTATCTTGATAACCAGAAGGTTGAACTTAATCATTTGCAC GTTATACTGTATGATGTTCCAATTGCTGGTAGAAGTCATTTTTCCCTGGGTGAGGATGCACCTCATAGGTTAAAGACCCCCTTCAAAGTGCCAAATTGGATAAATAATCTGCAAAAGAAACCATCAGTTCTTGATTTG GATCCGATTGTTTTGGCGCTTAATTGTTCAAATGCAGCTAAACTGCCAGTTGCTTGGAAAACTGCTGCCAATAGTTCTGTCGCTCATGTCTTTTTTGCAACTAT ATTTGATGCCTTGGTTCAGGTGGTACAACATTTCACAGGAGTATTTTTTACTTTTGTATCGACTATCGTCTACATCATCATTCAATTGTTTCAAAAATGTTTGAGCCATATGCCTGAGTATTTCATGTTACAAAAGGTTTTCAGACATTCATGGAGAAATATCCATATACGTAGTTGCCAAATTCTATACTGGCCAATTTTCCTCCAAGATACCTCCCTAAG CTCCTCTGTGAATGTCGAATATGCACACAGAGCTGCGATCCAGAAGCATGCATTGTGGTCAAGTATTATCATCGATCTTCTGATGGGTTTCATCCTTGGAGCAGCACTATTGTTAAACACAGAGATTATTTGTTCTTGGACTTTTGCTCTTCTCCACTACATGACAGATGCTGTCTTGAGATCTGGTTGTGTGTGGCTGATGGGTGTTCCAGCAGGCTTTAAGCTTAACACAGAGTTAGCGGAGCTTCTAGGCATGATTTCTCTGAATGCAATCCAGATTTATTCTACCCTTTGGTTCATCATGGGAGGCGTCCTGAGGCATATAGTTCGAGGCCTTGCATTTTCTGGAATCCTTTTTGGTTTCACAGTTCCTGTTTCATTCTTCATAGACATTATCCAGCTTGCGACGTTGCATGTTACCATGCTTCAGTGGTTAGTCTCATTGATATACTCAAGGCAGATTCAGACAGTTACATCGTTGTGGCGTCTTTTCAG AGGGCGCAAATGGAATCCTCTTAGGCAGAGATTAGATAGCTATGACTATACGGTTGAACAACATGTGGTTGGTTCACTTTTGTTTACACCAGTCTTGCTTCTTCTACCCACAGCTTCTATATTCTATGTATTCTTCACTATGTTGAGCAGCACAATCATTTGTTTGTGCATAGTATTGGAAATTGCAATATGTATAATCCACTGTACTCCATATGCTGCATTAATTCTATGGGTGACAAGGAGGCAAAGATTTCCTGCTGGATTATTACTCCTACCTGTGTCGTTGTCATCTGTATGCactgatgaagaggatgcccAATCAGTTGAATATTGTTCAGCCAGTGGATTTGGTGATAGGCAAACAGACCATCTCGTCCATGTACATCCAGGACCTTTAGTTTCAAGACTTCACTGTAACTATAACACTATCG GGCAAGTGATAGGACCACATTACCGAAAAGCTTTTGATGGGATTGCTCTCTCCTTCTGCAAACAATTGGCTCATGGAATTCTCAGCGGTGCAAG GATCCCAACAACACTGCACCTGCCGTCTTCTCCGTTCCCCTGGATGCATATTGGCATTAGACAATATTGGATGCTCTGCCGTGACGCAACCAAGCAGGGATGGAATTGA
- the LOC100833527 gene encoding uncharacterized protein LOC100833527, translated as MGCLFDCFRVAGGEPRAGRSRAHLVSSVAPAANLKFAERRGKPSRNALSAVFLREDDGSRAASSGTNHGADRQKVDRELMHEVTSLKNGGVQLETPKEIRKGPESTDPVYQTETHSARLPAFCENLDLMEVLKAEDCQTPPGSHQSSHLPDAMSSSWKGCDASSQHDPQPVSKSIESCRVNNESVIDSVIQLPTLDSCSSKSSPFSTPSEVNAEIQLPATTHAPNLEEVRNENSTRASSQHLYEALNPVEDFKNSEVLKEDPCQPDISDENLKCANNGSLISIELSMSDECSLFQNSDGSASSCNKISDSMNTASADNCVASEATVLDSRKKVTTNSGSDVELPSLSQWLKPPNPRKVIMDGTDTSDRVHSAKSSEEDRPIIGMVAAHWKDGEPENFTPKWFDGNGIPNSTNKYKEDQKVSWHAMPFEERLEKALSEEKLLSQRKCSSGNTSQFSGVEGEESDTAASNHLYVTAFT; from the exons atggggtgCTTGTTCGACTGCTTCcgggtggccggcggcgagccgaGAGCCGGGCGCTCCCGTGCCCATCTCGTGTCCTCCGTGGCCCCGGCCGCTAATCTCAAg TTTGCCGAGAGGAGGGGGAAGCCGTCCAGGAACGCGCTCTCCGCCGTGTTTTTGCGCGAAG ATGACGGATCGCGTGCTGCGAGCTCAGGGACGAACCACGGCGCTGATAGGCAAAAGGTGGATCGGGAGCTCATGCACGAG GTCACTTCCCTCAAAAACGGTGGTGTGCAGTTGGAAACTCCAAAGGAAATTAGAAAAGGGCCTGAAAGCACGGATCCAGTTTACCAGACTGAAACACATTCAGCACGGCTACCTGCCTTTTGTGAAAACTTGGATCTCATGGAAGTGCTGAAGGCTGAGGATTGCCAAACTCCTCCAGGGTCTCATCAGAGCTCCCATTTACCAGATGCTATGAG CTCTTCTTGGAAAGGTTGTGATGCATCAAGTCAGCACGATCCCCAACCTGTGAGTAAGAGCATAGAATCATGCAGGGTGAATAATGAGTCTGTGATTGACTCTGTGATCCAGTTACCGACCTTAGATTCATGCTCTTCCAAGTCTTCACCCTTTTCAACTCCTTCAGAAGTGAATGCTGAGATACAGCTCCCAGCTACTACTCATGCACCTAACTTGGAAGAGGTTAGGAATGAGAACAGTACTAGGGCTTCTTCGCAGCATTTATATGAAGCTCTGAATCCTGTTGAAGATTTCAAAAATTCTGAAGTGTTGAAAGAAGACCCCTGTCAGCCAGATATATCAGATGAGAATCTAAAATGCGCAAACAATGGCAGTCTGATCTCGATTGAACTTTCAATGTCTGATGAATGTTCCCTGTTTCAGAACTCTGATGGTTCTGCATCATCATGTAACAAGATAAGTGATAGCATGAACACAGCTTCCGCAGATAATTGCGTCGCCTCTGAGGCAACAGTTCTTGACAGCAGAAAGAAGGTGACTACAAACAGTGGTTCAGATGTGGAACTCCCAAGCCTATCCCAGTGGTTAAAGCCTCCAAATCCTAGAAAGGTGATCATGGATGGGACCGATACAAGCGACAGAGTTCATTCTGCTAAGAGTTCTGAAGAGGATAGGCCTATCATTGGAATGGTTGCAGCTCACTGGAAAGACGGAGAGCCAGAGAATTTTACTCCTAAATGGTTCGATGGAAATGGCATTCCAAACTCAACAAATAAGTACAAAGAA GACCAGAAGGTGAGTTGGCATGCGATGCCATTCGAGGAGAGGCTTGAAAAGGCTTTATCTGAAGAGAAGTTGCTTTCCCAAAG GAAATGCTCCAGCGGAAATACATCACAGTTTTCAGGTGTAGAAGGTGAGGAAAGTGATACTGCTGCATCCAACCATCTATATGTCACTGCTTTTACATGA
- the LOC100833834 gene encoding transcription factor JUNGBRUNNEN 1: MVTYKEERDQNQSIAMEKVKNNGEVVLGEEDDAALPGYRFHPTDEELVTFYLRRKVARKPLSIEVIREMDIYKHDPWDLPKASTVGGEKEWYFFCLRGRKYRNSIRPNRVTGSGFWKATGIDRPIYSAAAASSGESIGLKKSLVYYRGSAGKGTKTDWMMHEFRLPAAAAANASPSMQEAEVWTICRIFRRNITYRKQQTWRPPPAAAVSTAVAADSSSNTAGSFESSDGGGDDYMAQAATTGPPCIIPHVQQHHGNLQLGATNGGFFSQQFQGQWSSVPPPTLPLPDQKPLNPASAPIAFHLNDHSLAAASDLYKVDGYLEEIARMMEVTDPHPAAIYDYRYA, from the exons ATGGTGACATATAAGGAAGAGAGAGATCAGAATCAGAGCATCGCCATGGAGAAGGTGAAGAACAACGGGGAGGTGGTGCTGggcgaggaagacgatgcGGCGCTGCCGGGGTACCGGTTCCACCCGACCGACGAGGAGCTGGTCACCTTCTACCTCCGccggaaggtggcgaggaagccGCTCAGCATCGAGGTCATCCGGGAGATGGACATCTACAAGCACGACCCATGGGATCTCCCAA AGGCGAGCACGGTTGGTGGAGAGAAAGAGTGGTACTTCTTCTGCCTCAGGGGGAGGAAATACCGGAACAGCATAAGACCCAACCGGGTGACCGGCTCCGGGTTCTGGAAAGCCACGGGCATCGACCGGCCGATCTACTCCGCCGCAGCGGCGAGCTCCGGCGAGTCGATCGGCCTCAAGAAGTCCCTCGTCTATTACCGTGGCAGCGCCGGTAAGGGCACCAAGACCGACTGGATGATGCACGAGTTCCgtctccctgccgccgccgctgccaacGCCTCCCCAAGCATGCAGGAAGCT gagGTGTGGACCATCTGCAGGATCTTCAGGAGGAACATCACCTATAGGAAGCAGCAGAcgtggaggccgccgccggcagcagcggtgtccaccgccgtcgccgccgactcGAGCTCCAACACGGCGGGGAGCTTCGAGTCgtcggacggcggcggcgacgactaCATGGCTCAAGCAGCAACGACCGGTCCTCCGTGCATTATCCCCCACGTGCAACAGCACCATGGTAACCTGCAGCTGGGCGCGACGAACGGCGGCTTCTTCAGCCAGCAGTTCCAGGGGCAATGGAGCAGCGTTCCACCTCCGACGCTGCCGTTGCCGGACCAAAAACCGCTGAATCCGGCATCGGCACCCATTGCCTTTCACCTGAATGATCacagcctcgccgccgccagtgACTTGTACAAGGTCGACGGGTACTTGGAGGAGATCGCCAGGATGATGGAGGTCACTGATCCACATCCAGCAGCGATTTATGACTACAGATACGCTTGA